A portion of the Burkholderia sp. GAS332 genome contains these proteins:
- a CDS encoding putative iron-dependent peroxidase has protein sequence MSPKSSPISNAQRALDTEPQSIDAPLSAAAAFLVLVVKDDDASIATARSVVGSTGDLIKDLRIRANSGLFTCNVGISHRIWGPLTGQPVPSELAPFREVRGATHTAVATAGDLLYHIRADSMDLIIEFEKILLEAFGDAVTAVDDVAGFRYFDGRDLLEFIDGTANPDGLDLPAATIVGEEDPAYAGGSYVVIQKYLHDLAAWRAQKVETQEAIIGRTKFDNVELPDATEGQKSHKTLCTIQDTEGEHDILRDNMPFAVPGRGEYGTYFIGYSRHLWVIEKMMERMFIGDPPPLHDRILDFSKAVAGVTFFAPARKFLSNLAD, from the coding sequence GTGAGCCCGAAATCTTCGCCGATCTCCAACGCCCAGCGCGCACTCGACACCGAGCCGCAATCCATTGATGCTCCGCTCTCGGCGGCCGCCGCGTTTCTCGTGCTTGTTGTCAAGGATGATGACGCATCGATCGCCACCGCCCGCTCCGTGGTGGGCAGTACCGGCGACCTCATTAAAGACCTCAGGATCCGAGCCAATAGCGGCCTGTTCACCTGCAACGTCGGGATCTCGCATCGCATCTGGGGACCGCTCACCGGCCAACCCGTGCCCAGCGAGCTTGCGCCGTTCCGGGAGGTGCGGGGCGCCACGCACACTGCGGTGGCCACAGCCGGTGATCTTCTTTACCACATTCGTGCCGACTCGATGGATCTGATCATCGAGTTCGAGAAAATTCTCCTTGAGGCCTTCGGCGACGCCGTCACGGCGGTCGACGACGTGGCTGGGTTCCGCTATTTCGACGGGCGCGACCTGCTCGAGTTTATCGACGGCACCGCGAATCCCGACGGCCTCGACCTGCCCGCCGCGACGATTGTCGGCGAGGAGGATCCCGCCTACGCCGGCGGTAGCTATGTCGTGATCCAGAAATACCTGCATGACCTCGCAGCCTGGCGCGCTCAAAAAGTTGAAACCCAGGAGGCGATTATCGGGCGCACCAAGTTCGACAACGTCGAGTTACCCGATGCGACGGAGGGTCAAAAGTCGCACAAGACGCTCTGCACGATCCAGGACACCGAAGGCGAGCACGACATCCTGCGCGACAACATGCCCTTCGCGGTCCCGGGACGGGGCGAGTACGGCACCTACTTCATCGGTTATTCGCGCCACCTTTGGGTGATCGAGAAGATGATGGAACGGATGTTTATCGGCGACCCTCCACCGCTTCACGACCGGATCCTGGACTTTTCCAAGGCCGTCGCCGGTGTGACGTTCTTCGCTCCGGCTCGCAAATTTCTGAGCAACCTTGCTGACTGA
- a CDS encoding putrescine transport system substrate-binding protein — translation MRFCHLRHELSAAAFVAIIGLLLSSSPPVMAADAELNVYNWSDYIAKDTIPNFEKESGIHVRYDNYDSDDTLQAKLLAGSSGFDIVVPSSLYMARQIQAGILQKLDKSQIPNLKNLDPALMKMIADADPGAQYGVPWAYGTDGIGYNVQEVKKALGEDAPVDSWALVFDPANVSKLKSCGVSFLDQASDAFATALQYLHKDPNSSNPADYQAAFDLLKKVRPYITQFNSSGYINDLANNDVCVAIGWSGDVGIARRRAAEAKRSYEVRFSNVKEGGLLWFDMMVIPKDAPHPEAAMKWINYIEDPKVNAAITNEVFYPTANRAARQFVSPVVSQDPSVYPGDDVLSKMTLMRPLPADIVRLENRLWAQLKAGR, via the coding sequence ATGCGCTTTTGTCATCTTCGTCATGAGCTCTCGGCTGCTGCTTTTGTCGCGATCATTGGACTTCTTCTGTCCAGCTCGCCGCCGGTAATGGCGGCCGATGCTGAACTCAATGTCTACAACTGGTCGGACTACATCGCTAAGGACACGATCCCGAACTTCGAAAAAGAGTCTGGCATTCACGTGCGATACGACAACTACGACAGTGACGACACGCTGCAGGCCAAGCTTCTGGCGGGGAGTTCAGGTTTCGACATCGTCGTGCCGTCGTCGCTCTACATGGCGAGGCAGATTCAGGCGGGCATACTTCAGAAGCTCGACAAGTCACAAATCCCGAACCTCAAGAATCTCGACCCGGCACTCATGAAAATGATCGCGGATGCCGATCCGGGGGCGCAATACGGCGTACCCTGGGCGTACGGCACCGATGGCATCGGCTACAACGTGCAAGAAGTGAAGAAAGCGCTGGGCGAGGACGCGCCCGTCGACAGTTGGGCGCTGGTGTTCGATCCGGCTAACGTGTCGAAGCTGAAAAGTTGTGGCGTCTCGTTCCTCGATCAGGCCTCTGACGCATTCGCGACTGCATTGCAGTACCTGCACAAGGATCCGAACAGTTCGAATCCCGCCGACTATCAGGCCGCCTTCGATCTGCTGAAGAAGGTGCGGCCTTACATCACCCAGTTTAACTCGTCGGGCTACATCAATGACCTCGCGAATAACGATGTCTGCGTGGCGATCGGTTGGTCTGGCGACGTGGGCATTGCGCGGCGGCGTGCGGCAGAAGCGAAACGCTCCTACGAGGTCCGCTTCTCGAACGTCAAGGAAGGTGGCCTGCTGTGGTTCGACATGATGGTGATCCCGAAGGACGCGCCGCATCCCGAAGCGGCCATGAAGTGGATCAACTATATCGAAGACCCGAAGGTCAATGCGGCGATCACCAACGAGGTGTTCTATCCGACCGCGAACCGTGCCGCGCGACAGTTCGTCAGTCCGGTTGTGTCGCAGGACCCGAGCGTTTATCCGGGCGATGACGTGCTGAGCAAAATGACCCTGATGAGGCCGTTGCCCGCCGACATCGTCCGGCTGGAAAACCGCCTTTGGGCGCAACTGAAGGCGGGGCGCTGA